One stretch of Xiphophorus maculatus strain JP 163 A chromosome 19, X_maculatus-5.0-male, whole genome shotgun sequence DNA includes these proteins:
- the LOC102224118 gene encoding mRNA decay activator protein ZFP36L1-like translates to MTTAVVSPFFDFDMINKNNKFSYSNNLGGPHPVSVPCTGTSVPLSNATGSLLDRKAVGSPAMASVFHRRHSVSSTKFSQNQFLNSLKTVEHSSLISGAGNASSNNKESRLRDRSFSETGERLLNKCLGPSSPTCGGGGGTSPVNSSRYKTELCRPFEENGTCKYGDKCQFAHGVHELRSLSRHPKYKTELCRTFHTIGFCPYGPRCHFIHNAEERRGPPQQSSPLNSSNKMERPRLQHSYSFAGFSSSGGLRDSPTSVTPPPMFFPDEVPNWPSSNPFTYSSQELANLFGPSLSAGTAGAEPNSAAPPSPTGTPYFFRPMLESPPLFETPSSPPDSLSDQEGYQSSSGSESPSLDNSRRLPIFSRLSISDE, encoded by the exons ATGACCACAGCCGTGGTGTCGCCTTTCTTCGACTTTGACATGATAAACAAG aACAATAAATTCAGCTACAGCAACAACCTGGGGGGCCCTCACCCAGTGTCTGTCCCTTGCACTGGCACCAGCGTGCCCCTCTCCAACGCCACCGGATCCCTGCTGGACAGGAAGGCGGTGGGATCCCCCGCAATGGCAAGCGTGTTCCATCGGCGTCACTCTGTCAGCAGCACCAAGTTCAGCCAGAACCAGTTTCTGAACAGCCTGAAGACGGTGGAGCACTCCTCACTCATCTCAGGGGCTGGCAATGCCAGCAGCAACAACAAGGAGTCCCGCCTGCGAGACCGCTCCTTCTCTGAGACGGGGGAGCGGCTCCTCAACAAGTGCCTGGGGCCCTCCAGCCCGACGTGCGGTGGTGGCGGCGGCACCAGCCCGGTGAACTCCAGCCGTTACAAAACGGAGCTGTGCAGGCCCTTCGAGGAGAACGGCACCTGCAAGTACGGCGACAAGTGTCAGTTTGCCCACGGGGTGCATGAACTGCGCAGCCTTAGCCGTCACCCCAAATACAAAACCGAGCTGTGCCGCACCTTCCACACCATCGGCTTCTGCCCCTATGGGCCGCGTTGCCACTTCATCCACAATGCCGAGGAGCGTCGCGGACCTCCGCAGCAGTCCTCCCCTTTAAACTCTTCCAACAAGATGGAGAGGCCCCGGCTGCAGCACAGCTACAGCTTCGCCGGCTTCTCCAGCTCCGGAGGACTTAGGGACAGCCCGACCTCGGTCACCCCGCCGCCCATGTTCTTCCCAGACGAGGTCCCAAACTGGCCCAGCAGCAACCCTTTCACCTACTCCAGCCAGGAGCTGGCCAACCTGTTTGGGCCGAGCCTAAGCGCCGGTACGGCAGGCGCGGAGCCAAATAGCGCCGCGCCGCCCTCTCCAACTGGCACGCCTTACTTCTTCAGACCCATGTTGGAGTCCCCTCCGCTGTTCGAAACCCCTTCTAGCCCCCCAGACTCTCTGTCAGACCAGGAAGGCTACCAGAGCAGCTCTGGCTCCGAATCGCCCTCGCTGGACAACAGCCGCCGCCTTCCCATCTTCAGCCGCCTTTCCATCTCTGATGAGTAA